Sequence from the Paeniglutamicibacter cryotolerans genome:
GCGCGCTGGTTTTCCCGGCGCTGGAGCGCCGCTTCAGCTACACGACGCTGCTGCGCGCCGGGCTGATCCTGGAGACCGTCACCCACCTGGCCCTGGTGCTCACCCACCAGGCGTGGCTGGCGATGTGCATCCTGTTCCTCTTCGGCGTGCACGCATTGGTCTGGGGTTCGGTCTCCTCCACTGTCCGCCAGCGTGCGGTACCGCACAGGCTGATGGGCCGGGTGAACTCCGTCTACATGCTCGGCAGCGTCGGCGGCATCGCCCTGGGCTCGCTGCTTGGCGGTGTACTCGGGCAGATTTTCAGCTACCGGGCGCCGTTCTGGTTCGGGTTCGTCGGTTCGTTCATCATCCTGTTGCTGGTCTGGAAGCCGATGAAGCACATCGCCCTGGCCGGGGCCGATGCCACAGAGGGCACGTGAACACGCTGTCCTGCCGGCCCGATGCCTCCGGCGGCTACGACTTCGTGATCGACGGGATGTTCCTGAACGAGTAAATCTTCGGCCTTCACCGCCGGGACGGTCGGTTCATCACGCTGCTGCGGCCCCGGCGAGCAGAGGCGACCGGCGATTTCATGGCGGACCGGGTCTGGCTCTACTTCTGCCCGAGGTGCTTCGGCGAAGATTGCGGCGGGGTGAGCGCGCGCATCAGGTTCACCGGGACACGGCGCACTGGTCCGATTTCCTGCACGAATCGTCCTATGAGCCAGGCCACACCGAAAGCGTCGAACCACCACTGGATTTCTTGTTCGGCAAGGCGGCGTATCCGACGGAGCTGGAGCGGGTCGAGTCGGCGCCGTTCTCCGGACCCGGGCGCCCACCAATCGGAACCCCGGATCACCGCAGGCTCGGGCTCGAGTGGCTCGCCACCAGGCGCTGGCAGCGCAGGAAGGCCAAGCACCGCGGGCCGGCAACTGCCCGGACGTGTTCCGCTGCTCGTCGGGCCATGCCTGCACCGGGCATGTGGACGGGGCACGACCCGGCTGAGCCGTACCGCAACGGGCGTCCTCCGGGACGATTTCCGGCTGGGCGGTTCCGGAGAAGCCAGACCGGGCAGGGAGTTGGGCCAGGCCGTTGACCCGTGCTTCGCCGCCGGGCAGTATCACGGCGTGGTCGGCACTCTGCTCCACCTCGAGATGTGCGGGGCCTAGGAAGCCACGGTGGCCGTCCCCGACACGGGGTAGGGCGGTGGGAAAAGCACATCGGCATCCCGGTGTTGCGCATCGCGCTCGGAATACGCGGTGCGCAGCTTGGTGAAGATCCCCTGGGCCCGGGACCGCAGCGCATCCAGGTCAAGGCCCGGGAGTGTTGAATCCACGATGACCGGCCGACCGGCGACCACCGAGTGGGTGACCTGGCGGGCTGTGCCGTTGAGGACCAGGGTTCGTAGCGGGTCCTCGATTACCCCGTCGCGGAAATCCCCCAGCGAGAAGGCGACGAAGTCGGCCTGGGCACCGGGGGTCAAACGGCCCAGGTCCGGGCGCTTCAGTGCCGTGGCGCCGCCGAGCGTTGCCGCATCGAAGTAGTCGTTCAGCGACCCTGCATCGGCCCGCCCCTCGACGAGCCTGGCCAAGTGCATGCCGACGTCGATGCCGCGGATCAGGTCCGGCGGGAAGGAGTCGGTACCCAGTGCGAGGTTAATGCCTGCCGCGCGGAAGCGGTCGAAGGAGTTCAGCGCCTTGCCGTAGCGGAAGGTGGTCAGTGGGCAGTGGATGATGCTGACCCCGTGTTCGGCCAGCAGGGTGAGGGCCCCCTCCGGTGCGTGGTGGCCCGGGTCGGTCGCATCGATCATCACGCCGTGCGGGACCAGCAGATCGCAGTTGAGCAGCCCGGTGCGCCGGAGCACCTCGATCGGGGTGTCCCCGGCCTCGGCGAGCAGCTTCACTTCGAGTTCACCCTGTAGCGAGTGCAGTCGGACCGGGACGTTGCGCTCGGTGGCCAAGGCTGCGGTGCGGGCCAGCAGGTCCTCGGTCATCGTTTCGATACGGCACGGCAACAGGACGCCGTTGACCAGGGGATCGGCAAGGTCCCGGGCGTAGTCCAGGAATCGGAGGGCATCGTCCAAGCCCTCAAGGCCCTTGTCTTCGGCAAAGGCGACGCGGCGTTCGCCTTCGGCTGTGACGACGTGGACGCCGGAGCGGTAGGCAGGACCCAGGTAGCCACGCAGGCCGATCCTGCGGCTGGTTTCACTCATGCCCACCAGCTCGTCGTAGGTCTCCGCCCAGGAGCTATGGATTTCCGAGGCGATCGGCATGTACGTGGTGATACCGTGCAGGGCCAGCTGCACCAGCGCGAATTCACGCAGCGTCTGGCGTTCCCCGGGGGTGCAGACGTCATGCCGGCCGCCATCGAAGTACTCCTGTGACCAGATGTGCGCGTCGGCCACGTCCGGGGCCGCCCAGGAATCCAGGATCAGGTGGTCGATGTCGGTCAGGGCATCGAGGTCGATCAGTCCGGGAGTCAGCAGGCTTTGCTCCAACTCGACCGACTCATCGACGTTGCCGGAGTAGTCCTGGCCGACGTGGACGATGATGTCGTCCTCGACGACGATTTGTCCACGGGGGATCAGGGTATGGCCCGACCCGTCGTATCCGAGGACGTAATCTGCGCTGTATTTTGTCCGCACGGTGACTTCCTTTCGCCTCCGGCACCGGTTGCCGGGCCATGCGCCCACTCTAATTCATTGGTATGCCAAAAATGCAAAGTTCAAAATACCACTGTCTAACACGGGGGTAATCTCTTGCAAATACTGGCATGTAAAAATTGCGACATGTGAGATACATTTCACCGAACGCCGGTTATCGTAATTGGTATACCACCCTGAGGGATTTAGTCGGATGCACCCGGGACGAGCCTGAGCCCCCGGTGCACCAACCGGAACGAGGACCAATGAATCAGAAACCAGCAGCAGTGCGGCGTGTCGAAACCGGGCGGACCAATGCTCCGGCGCAGGCGCCCAACGTGCGCAACTGGACCGGCATCATCGCCGTTTCCACGTTGATTTCCATCGCCGCCATCGCGATCGGAACACACAAGTTCCAGCTCGGCCCTGCCGCGCTTGTCCTCTTCCCGATCATCTGGGCCGTGGTCATCGGCGGTATCGTCGGCGTACAGAAGGTCCGTCCAATCACCCCGTCGGGCCGTTCCGTGGCGACGGTCCTGCTCGAGGTCGGCATCGTGATGTTCCTGGCCGGCCTCGGAGCCCAGATCGGCCCGTCGCTGAGCAAGTTCGCCGAGATTGGCCCGGCCATCGCGCTGCAGGAAATCGGGCACATCGTCGGAACGGTCATCATCGCGCTGCCGGTGGCGGTCGGCCTGGGACTGGGGCGCGCCTCCATTGGGGCCACTTGGTCCATCGACCGCGAGTCCTTCCTGGCCTATGCCATCCAGAAATTCGGCGTCCGTTCTGCCGAGTACCGCGGCGTCTTTTCGGTGTGGCTGCTCGGCAGCCTTTTCGGCGCCGTCTTCATCTCCTTGCTGGCGGGCCTGCTCGGCGGCTTGGAGATCTTCGATCCCCGAGCCCTGGCACTGGGCCTCGGGCTGGGATCCGCATCCATGATGCTCGGCGGCGTCGGCGCGCTGTCCCTGCTCTACCCGGAGATGGCCGGGGAGATCCTAGCGCTTGCCGCGTTGTCCAACCTCGTCACCAACATCGTTGGGTTCTATGCAGGAGTGTTCATTGCCCTGCCGATGTGCAAGTCGCTCTACAACTTCTGGAAGCGCGTTTTCGGCAAGGACGACGAGGGCCGTTCTACCCGGCGTCTGGCGGCCGACGCCTCGGAGTCGAGCGCGGCGGGGAGGAAGCCGAAGCGGGAAGTGAAGCTGGAGGTCGAGGCGGACCCGGTGATCAAACGAACCCCTAAGGTGATGCTGCTGGCGCTGCTCGTGGCCGGACTCACTGGTGCACTGATGAATGCCCTGGGCACCAAGTCGTTCGAGCCCAAGGACCTTCTCGGCATCGGCCTCTTCATGGTTCTGACACTGGTGGCCTTCACCGTGGCCAAGTACGTACCCTCGGTCCCCTCGAGTGTGTGGGTTCTTGCGTTGGGAACGCTGCTCTCGGCCCCGTTCATGCCGACGGCTTCCTTCGTTGCCGATGTGATCGGCAACCTCGACGTCATCATGATCGGGTTGGCCTCGCTGACACTGATCGGACTCACGCTGGGACGCGACATCGCAGCGATCAGGACGCTGGGCTGGCGCATCGTAGTCGTTGCCTTGCTGACCTACTCGGCCAGCTTCATCGCCGCGGCCGCCATCGCGCAGTTCACCCTGCACCTCTAGGAAACCGGCAGCCGGCCCCGGGCATTGTTGAACCGGTGCTCGGGGCCGGCTGCCGCTAGCCGAGGGTCTTGCTCAGGTCGGCGAGGATGGGTTCGCGGCCCAATTCGAGGTGGGTATAGGCCAGGGCCGAAGCGAGTTCGGGGTTACCGGAGGCAATGGCCTGCACCAGGTCGCGGTGCTCGTGGCGTTGTTCATGGTGCCGGGTGCCCGGGGTCTGGTTGAACAACCATTCCATGCGGCCCAACAAAGGGCGGAACAGCCCAATCAGGATCGAATTCCCGCCCAGATTCACCAACTCGGTGTGAAAGGCCAGGTTGGCGCTGACCGTTTCGTCCGGGATCGGACCGGACTCGTCGGCCGCGTGCTCGCCGATGGCGGCACGCAGCGCCGCAACGTCGGCCTCGCCGGTGCGGACCCGGCGGGCGGCCGCCCTTGCTGCGTGCGGTTCGATGCAGATGCGTGCGTCGTAGAGCTCTTGTGCATCGTCGATTGTCAGTTCGCGCACGACGGCACCGCGGCGCGGGGAGGTCACCACGAAGCCCTCCTGTTCCAGGCGCTGGATGGCCTCGCGCACGGGAACGCGGGAAACGTTGTGATCCTCCGAGAGGGCGCGTTCGCGCAGTCTGGTTCCGGGAGCTGATTCACCGGTGATGATGGCCCGGAGCATGCGTGCGTAGACTTGGTCAGCGAGGGCGCCGAAGCCCCTGGATTCCTCGTTTTCGGCTAATGCCGAGGCGGCGACTGCTGGCTGTTTGACCATGGGGTTGGCTCCTACGCTGCGGGGCCACAGACGTGGCACAGTACTCGTAGCCTACCGCTGAAGCCACAGGAATTTCGGTATCCCAAAATTTTGGAACTTGAGGAATAGACGCTCGCATGCTGTGAACTTACCCCTATTTTAAGGAATTCGACTGGTACGCCTTGGTGCTTGGCATTATTTGGTATACAAAAGTAAATAGGAAAAATTCGCCCGACCAAAGGAATCCATCGTGCTGGTTACCAATATCCGTCCCTGGGGCCGCCCCGCCGTTGACCTTGAATTCACCCAGGGCGCCATCACCTCGGTCGCCCCGCACACCGGGGCCCGGCCAGGACCCGGCGACGTCGACGGGCGCGGTCGCCTGGCGTTGCCATCCTTCAGCGACGTGCACGTGCACCTGGACTCCACGCGCATCGGACTGCCGTTCCGCGAACACACCGGCGCTCCAGGTGTGTGGGCCATGATGCTCAACGACCGGCAGAACTGGCGCAACACCGACATCGGCATCGGGGAACTGGTGGTCGGAACGCTTGAGCGCATGATCGCCCACGGCACCACCCGGGTGCGCAGCTACGCGCAGATCGATGTCGACTGCAAGCTCGAGCGCTTCGAGGCAGTGCTGGCCGCCAAGGAGAAGTTCGCCCACGCCGCCGACGTGGACATCATGGCCTTCCCCCAGGCCGGGCTGCTGCTCGAGCCGGGAACCACGGAGTACCTCGAGGAGGCGCTGAAGCTCGGGGCCACGGTCATGGGCGGCATAGACCCATGCCAGTTGGACCGCGACCCGGTCCGGCACCTCGACATCGTTTTCGGCCTTGCCGAAAAATACCAGGTGGACGTCGACATCCACCTGCACGAACCCGGCCACCTGGGCATCTACAGTGCCGACCTGATCATGGAGCGCACCCGGGCGCTGGGCATGCAGGGCAGGGTCACCCTTTCCCACGCCTACGATCTCGGTAACGTCTCGGAAGCGGCCACGGCCAAACTGATCGAGGAAATGGCCGAGCTGGACGTTTCCTGGGCCACCGTCGCCCCATCGACCGCCGGCAAGCAGTTCACCCTCGCCGCGATGGCCGAGGCCGGGGTGCGCGTGGGCCTGGGCGAGGACGGCCAGCGCGACTACTGGAGCCCGTACGGAAACTGCGACATGCTCTCGCGCACCTGGCAGCTGGCCTTCACGCACGGGCTGCGCCAGGACGAGATGATCGAGCACTGCGCGGCCATCGCCACCATGGGCGGGGCCTCCATCATGAACCGCAGCGTGCGGCGCCTGAACGGCACCGGCGACCGTCCGGGGCTGGAGATCGGTGATCGCGCCGACGTCGTGCTCGTTGACGGGGATACGATCACCAGCGCCGTGATGGACAAGGGAACGGACCGCACGGTCTTTCACGACGGAAGACTTGTTGCCGACGGGCTAGAACTCTGTGGCTGAGCGGTCACCGGTCCCGACTGCCCTCCACCAGGCGCCCACCGGGAAGCCGGCCGCGACCTCGCCGGTGAAACGGGCTGTACCGCTGCTCGGCCTACTGGCGGCCTTCGCCGTCGGCCTGAACCTGCGCCCGGCCATTACCTCGGTGGCGGCCATCCTTCAGGAGCTGACCGCAACGGCCGGGCTCGCACCGGCGGACGTGGTGTTGCTTTCTTCGCTGCCCGTGGCCGCCTTCGGGCTGAGCGCGCCACTGATCCCGTTGTTGACCCGTCGGCTCGGCACGGAGCTGGTGCTCCTTGCCTCGATGTTGCTGCTCGCCGGCAGCCTCGGAATGAGGGCGCTGGTTCCGGGACTGCTGCTTCTCTGTACGTTTACCGCCGGGGTGGCGATCATGGGCGGCAGCATCCTCATGCCGCAGTATCTCAAGGAGTTGCGAGCCTCGCCGCGGGCTGTCGGCATCGCCACGACGACCTTCGGGGTCGGTGCCGCGGCGGGAGCTTCGCTGACCCGGCCGGTCGTGGCAGCGGCCGGTGGGAACCTTTCTGCCGGGCTGGGGATTTGGACCGTGCTGGCCATCGCGGCCGCTGTCCTCGTCTGGGTCCGAGCGGCTAGCGCTGGCGGTGCGGTCCCGGTTCGGGAACCCGGGGGAGGCCTCCCGGCGCCGGCGGCCGCCGCAGCCCGAGGTGCGGCCAGAGTCTTCGGCCCGGAGGGGCGGCGCACGGCGGCGCTGATTGGGGCGGTCTTCGGCCTCCAAGCGATCCTCTACTTTGCCGTGTCCAGCTGGCTTCCGACCATCCAGGACGAGGCGGGAATTGACCGCGGCACGGCGGCGAACATGCTTGCCTGGTTCAGTGCCGTGGGGTTCATCTCCACGCTGCTGACCCCGATGCTGATGGCGCATCTTCGTTTGCTGCGCCTCGCTGCGGCGCTGATCGGCGCGTGCGTTGCGTTCGGGTTCGGATGGTTGGCGCTCGGGGGAGCGGCAGGCTCCTTCGGTGCCATTACGCTGCTGGGATTCTCCCAGAGCGCAGCCTTCGGCCTCTCCATGGCGCTGATCGTTGCCAAGACGGCAAACGGCGCGATAGCCGGGAAGCTCTCGGCGGTCAGCCAAGGCTTCGGTTATGTGGCGGCAGCGCTGGGTTCGGCGCTCATCGGTGGGCTGCGGACCTGGACCGGCTCCTGGAATGCCTCACTAGCCCTGATGTCGCTGCTGGCGCTGGCGATGGGTGTGGTGGCGGTGCTGGCCGTCGGCCGGGAAGCTATTTCCGGGGCGGAGCACGGCCGGGAAGAGTGAGCTGTGGCAACAGCCCGATGCCCCGGTGAGTCGCGGAGCCTGGGGTCGTTTATTCCCCGCTGTCCTCGGTGGTGAATCCGCTGGTGGTGGGCTCGGTAAGTTCGGCGAGAAGCTCGGCCACCGACGGGTAGGCCTCGTCCGGGCGGAACGGGAAACGGGCCACATCGGACGGCTGGGTGATCCCGGTGTAGACCAGCACCGTGTGCAGGCCGGCCTCCATGCCGGCGATGATATCGGTGTCCATCCGGTCCCCGATCATCGCCGTGGTTTCCGAGTGCGCGGCGATGCGGTTCAGGGCCGAACGGAACATCATCGGATTCGGCTTGCCCACCACGTAGGGCTGGCGGTTGGTGGCCTGGGTGATCAGTGCCGCCACGGCGCCGGTGGCGGGCACAAGGCCCTCGGTCGAGGGACCCGTCGCATCCGGGTTTGTCGAAATGAAGCGAGCCCCCGAGGTGATCAGCCGGATGGCCTTGGTGATCGCCTCGAACGAATACGTGCGGGTCTCGCCCAGGACCACATAGTCGGGATCCTGGTCGGTGAGGATGAAGCCGGCCTTATGCAGCGCCGTGGTCAAACCGGCCTCGCCGATCACGAA
This genomic interval carries:
- a CDS encoding chlorohydrolase family protein, which produces MRTKYSADYVLGYDGSGHTLIPRGQIVVEDDIIVHVGQDYSGNVDESVELEQSLLTPGLIDLDALTDIDHLILDSWAAPDVADAHIWSQEYFDGGRHDVCTPGERQTLREFALVQLALHGITTYMPIASEIHSSWAETYDELVGMSETSRRIGLRGYLGPAYRSGVHVVTAEGERRVAFAEDKGLEGLDDALRFLDYARDLADPLVNGVLLPCRIETMTEDLLARTAALATERNVPVRLHSLQGELEVKLLAEAGDTPIEVLRRTGLLNCDLLVPHGVMIDATDPGHHAPEGALTLLAEHGVSIIHCPLTTFRYGKALNSFDRFRAAGINLALGTDSFPPDLIRGIDVGMHLARLVEGRADAGSLNDYFDAATLGGATALKRPDLGRLTPGAQADFVAFSLGDFRDGVIEDPLRTLVLNGTARQVTHSVVAGRPVIVDSTLPGLDLDALRSRAQGIFTKLRTAYSERDAQHRDADVLFPPPYPVSGTATVAS
- a CDS encoding DUF3100 domain-containing protein; this translates as MNQKPAAVRRVETGRTNAPAQAPNVRNWTGIIAVSTLISIAAIAIGTHKFQLGPAALVLFPIIWAVVIGGIVGVQKVRPITPSGRSVATVLLEVGIVMFLAGLGAQIGPSLSKFAEIGPAIALQEIGHIVGTVIIALPVAVGLGLGRASIGATWSIDRESFLAYAIQKFGVRSAEYRGVFSVWLLGSLFGAVFISLLAGLLGGLEIFDPRALALGLGLGSASMMLGGVGALSLLYPEMAGEILALAALSNLVTNIVGFYAGVFIALPMCKSLYNFWKRVFGKDDEGRSTRRLAADASESSAAGRKPKREVKLEVEADPVIKRTPKVMLLALLVAGLTGALMNALGTKSFEPKDLLGIGLFMVLTLVAFTVAKYVPSVPSSVWVLALGTLLSAPFMPTASFVADVIGNLDVIMIGLASLTLIGLTLGRDIAAIRTLGWRIVVVALLTYSASFIAAAAIAQFTLHL
- a CDS encoding GntR family transcriptional regulator: MVKQPAVAASALAENEESRGFGALADQVYARMLRAIITGESAPGTRLRERALSEDHNVSRVPVREAIQRLEQEGFVVTSPRRGAVVRELTIDDAQELYDARICIEPHAARAAARRVRTGEADVAALRAAIGEHAADESGPIPDETVSANLAFHTELVNLGGNSILIGLFRPLLGRMEWLFNQTPGTRHHEQRHEHRDLVQAIASGNPELASALAYTHLELGREPILADLSKTLG
- a CDS encoding amidohydrolase family protein — translated: MLVTNIRPWGRPAVDLEFTQGAITSVAPHTGARPGPGDVDGRGRLALPSFSDVHVHLDSTRIGLPFREHTGAPGVWAMMLNDRQNWRNTDIGIGELVVGTLERMIAHGTTRVRSYAQIDVDCKLERFEAVLAAKEKFAHAADVDIMAFPQAGLLLEPGTTEYLEEALKLGATVMGGIDPCQLDRDPVRHLDIVFGLAEKYQVDVDIHLHEPGHLGIYSADLIMERTRALGMQGRVTLSHAYDLGNVSEAATAKLIEEMAELDVSWATVAPSTAGKQFTLAAMAEAGVRVGLGEDGQRDYWSPYGNCDMLSRTWQLAFTHGLRQDEMIEHCAAIATMGGASIMNRSVRRLNGTGDRPGLEIGDRADVVLVDGDTITSAVMDKGTDRTVFHDGRLVADGLELCG
- a CDS encoding MFS transporter → MAERSPVPTALHQAPTGKPAATSPVKRAVPLLGLLAAFAVGLNLRPAITSVAAILQELTATAGLAPADVVLLSSLPVAAFGLSAPLIPLLTRRLGTELVLLASMLLLAGSLGMRALVPGLLLLCTFTAGVAIMGGSILMPQYLKELRASPRAVGIATTTFGVGAAAGASLTRPVVAAAGGNLSAGLGIWTVLAIAAAVLVWVRAASAGGAVPVREPGGGLPAPAAAAARGAARVFGPEGRRTAALIGAVFGLQAILYFAVSSWLPTIQDEAGIDRGTAANMLAWFSAVGFISTLLTPMLMAHLRLLRLAAALIGACVAFGFGWLALGGAAGSFGAITLLGFSQSAAFGLSMALIVAKTANGAIAGKLSAVSQGFGYVAAALGSALIGGLRTWTGSWNASLALMSLLALAMGVVAVLAVGREAISGAEHGREE
- a CDS encoding HAD-IIA family hydrolase, producing MDGVLVHENQAVPGAAELISHWVSTGKRFLVLTNNSIYTPRDLCARLRASGLDIPEENLWTSAMATAEFLKRQQPGGRAFVIGEAGLTTALHKAGFILTDQDPDYVVLGETRTYSFEAITKAIRLITSGARFISTNPDATGPSTEGLVPATGAVAALITQATNRQPYVVGKPNPMMFRSALNRIAAHSETTAMIGDRMDTDIIAGMEAGLHTVLVYTGITQPSDVARFPFRPDEAYPSVAELLAELTEPTTSGFTTEDSGE